Proteins co-encoded in one Chloroflexota bacterium genomic window:
- a CDS encoding sensor histidine kinase translates to MLAGVLRRPTLATTTPDSHTPEPAGSRQGGELPAAAAADATPAEAVSADPLSPEPGGWAVRGRQLFSTVAALPIFTKVMVGNAGVVIFGAVVGTYVTTHTVRSESAGTPLELAFVFAAIGALLSVMVNWIVLKLALRPLDGITRTVEKVRKGNLRARVERDPFSDPQIETLRETMNAMLDRLDEHGARLRALSSQIINAQEEERLRISRELHDETAQALASLLVRQRVAERSPDPESLQRTMADLRVLTSEALEGVRRMALELRPTMLDDLGLVAAVEAFARQFSHRTGIPVDVRMTRRPERLPPDVELVAFRVIQEALSNVARHSGASRAEIRLGAGPSILTISIADDGRGFQLETALDSRQRSLGLFGMHERAGLVGGRLILDSAPGRGTRVRLELPTGE, encoded by the coding sequence ATGCTGGCAGGCGTCCTGAGGAGGCCGACGCTGGCTACCACCACGCCTGACAGCCACACGCCCGAACCGGCTGGCTCCCGGCAGGGCGGTGAGCTGCCAGCCGCCGCTGCCGCTGACGCTACGCCCGCCGAGGCCGTTTCCGCCGACCCCCTGTCGCCCGAGCCAGGCGGCTGGGCTGTGCGCGGTCGCCAGTTGTTCTCGACCGTCGCCGCCCTCCCGATCTTCACCAAGGTGATGGTCGGCAACGCCGGCGTGGTGATCTTCGGGGCAGTCGTCGGCACCTACGTCACCACCCACACCGTCAGGAGCGAGTCGGCGGGGACGCCGCTGGAGCTGGCGTTCGTCTTCGCGGCGATTGGCGCCCTGCTGAGCGTGATGGTGAACTGGATCGTGCTGAAGCTGGCGCTCCGCCCGCTCGACGGCATCACCCGGACCGTCGAGAAGGTCCGTAAGGGGAACCTCCGCGCGCGCGTCGAGCGCGATCCGTTCAGCGATCCGCAGATCGAGACGCTCCGCGAGACGATGAATGCGATGCTCGACCGGCTGGACGAGCACGGGGCGCGGCTGCGGGCGCTCTCCTCGCAGATCATCAACGCGCAGGAGGAGGAGCGTCTCCGCATCTCCCGCGAGCTGCACGACGAGACGGCCCAGGCCCTGGCCTCGTTGCTGGTGCGCCAGCGGGTGGCCGAGCGCTCGCCGGACCCCGAGTCCCTGCAGCGGACGATGGCCGACCTGCGCGTGCTGACCTCCGAAGCGCTCGAAGGGGTCCGCCGCATGGCCCTCGAACTCCGCCCGACGATGCTCGACGACCTCGGGCTGGTGGCGGCCGTCGAGGCGTTCGCCCGGCAGTTCTCTCACCGCACGGGCATCCCCGTCGATGTGCGGATGACCCGCCGTCCGGAGCGGTTGCCACCGGACGTCGAGCTGGTGGCGTTCCGGGTGATTCAGGAAGCGCTCTCAAACGTGGCCCGCCACAGCGGGGCCAGCCGCGCCGAGATCCGGCTGGGGGCCGGCCCGTCAATCCTGACGATCAGCATCGCCGACGACGGCCGAGGCTTCCAGTTGGAGACGGCGCTCGACAGTCGGCAGCGAAGCCTGGGGCTGTTCGGGATGCACGAGCGGGCCGGGCTGGTGGGCGGCCGGCTGATCCTGGACTCGGCGCCCGGACGCGGGACGCGGGTGCGGCTGGAGCTGCCGACGGGCGAGTAG
- a CDS encoding PepSY domain-containing protein, with the protein MHTKRLLRQLVSHGGLAYALLGFFGGLLWLSLTAASGGLTVTPQPLAAPSDGRVSLQEAIDSVRRFVGQPTLVLEGGMQADAEAGRRGDLFYLEGVSPTRGEDFFKVDARTGEVVEATIRSRVAPGEQTANLSQPAAQARAERFARTHFWGFDGLTLVDRSVRTSPDGTVYSFKWTALAPQSRAELPTSVSLAVAGRSGEVFWYLSQRDPIQIDTLPAVEQARAVDVARGWLQTRDQRWDLTTPTAVRLQVLYDDDDRQQLVWSVQYRSATDGARSSVRLLIDAQTGAVIQTG; encoded by the coding sequence ATGCACACGAAAAGGCTGCTCCGTCAGCTCGTGTCGCATGGCGGGCTGGCCTACGCACTGCTCGGGTTCTTCGGCGGCCTGCTCTGGCTCAGCCTCACCGCCGCCTCAGGCGGCCTGACCGTCACGCCGCAGCCGCTCGCGGCCCCGAGTGACGGCCGCGTCAGCTTGCAGGAAGCCATCGACAGCGTCCGCCGCTTTGTCGGCCAGCCGACGCTCGTGCTCGAAGGCGGCATGCAGGCCGACGCCGAAGCCGGCCGCCGAGGCGACCTCTTCTACCTGGAAGGCGTCTCCCCGACGCGCGGCGAGGACTTCTTCAAAGTGGACGCTCGGACGGGCGAGGTCGTGGAAGCCACGATCCGCTCGCGGGTTGCCCCCGGCGAGCAGACGGCCAACCTCAGTCAGCCAGCGGCCCAGGCCCGCGCCGAGCGGTTTGCCCGCACCCACTTCTGGGGCTTCGACGGGCTGACCCTGGTGGACCGCTCGGTCCGCACCAGCCCGGACGGCACCGTCTACAGCTTCAAATGGACAGCCCTCGCGCCGCAGTCGCGGGCAGAGCTGCCAACGTCGGTCTCGCTGGCCGTGGCCGGCCGCAGCGGCGAGGTCTTCTGGTACCTGAGCCAGCGCGACCCGATCCAGATCGACACCCTGCCGGCCGTCGAGCAGGCGCGCGCGGTGGACGTGGCGCGCGGCTGGCTCCAGACGCGAGACCAGCGGTGGGATCTGACCACGCCAACGGCCGTCCGGCTGCAGGTGCTCTACGACGACGATGACCGCCAGCAGCTGGTGTGGAGCGTGCAGTACCGCTCGGCCACGGACGGCGCGCGCTCGTCTGTGCGGCTGCTGATCGATGCCCAGACCGGCGCGGTGATCCAGACCGGCTGA
- a CDS encoding SIMPL domain-containing protein (The SIMPL domain is named for its presence in mouse protein SIMPL (signalling molecule that associates with mouse pelle-like kinase). Bacterial member BP26, from Brucella, was shown to assemble into a channel-like structure, while YggE from E. coli has been associated with resistance to oxidative stress.): MRHRTFLALAAAAALAAGSLVTVTRPAAVSAAPTAADDLRSTVAVVGDGRVTVQPDLATVTFGVEATGQTLAAVQADASTRMQAVIDGLVGLGMPREDIKTSRISASPVYDQRDNTQIRGYRASNSVQVKLRELDRVGQIVDAITAAGANRVEGLAFSVEKIEEPKNQARAQAMQNARVKADQLAALAGMRITGIKAIQESDASSSPVQYAQPAAARAEGAVAAPPPIEPGTQEIRTQVTVTYIME; encoded by the coding sequence ATGCGTCACCGCACGTTCCTTGCACTGGCCGCCGCTGCCGCGCTGGCAGCCGGCAGCCTCGTCACCGTCACCCGGCCAGCAGCGGTCTCTGCTGCCCCCACGGCCGCCGACGATCTCCGCTCCACCGTCGCCGTCGTCGGCGACGGCCGCGTCACCGTCCAGCCGGATCTCGCGACGGTGACGTTCGGCGTCGAGGCGACCGGCCAGACGCTGGCCGCCGTCCAGGCGGACGCCTCCACCCGCATGCAGGCCGTCATCGACGGGCTGGTGGGGCTGGGCATGCCCCGCGAGGACATCAAGACCAGCCGCATCTCGGCCAGCCCCGTCTACGACCAGCGGGACAACACCCAGATTCGCGGCTACCGGGCGAGCAACTCCGTCCAGGTGAAGCTGCGCGAGCTTGACCGCGTCGGCCAGATCGTGGACGCGATCACGGCGGCTGGCGCGAACCGCGTTGAGGGGCTGGCGTTCTCCGTTGAGAAGATCGAGGAGCCGAAGAACCAGGCCCGCGCCCAGGCCATGCAGAACGCGCGCGTCAAGGCCGATCAGCTAGCCGCCCTGGCCGGCATGCGGATTACCGGCATCAAGGCGATCCAGGAGTCCGACGCGTCGTCCTCGCCGGTCCAGTACGCGCAGCCCGCGGCCGCCCGCGCCGAGGGGGCGGTTGCTGCCCCGCCACCGATCGAGCCGGGCACGCAGGAGATTCGGACCCAGGTCACCGTCACGTACATCATGGAATAG
- a CDS encoding MFS transporter — MAQQTAAAARPQQGAPHAGGAAPAADERAFPPGRARQIITAGLVLAMAVVALETTVVVTALPTIAGELDRLDLYPWVFTAYLLTSTVTVPLYGKLADVYGRRSVFLFGIVLFLIGSVLCGLASGMTQLIVFRALQGLGAGALMPSIFTVVADLYRLQERAKVQGAFSTLWGVTSLVGPGLGAYLTVHWSWRSVFFIGVPFGLAAAIFFICFFKEKVQARQVSLDVAGSVLLMGSLTTLLLALTQGAEGVGWASPWVIGLLVACVVMTVGLIVVERRAPDPVVPLAMFKLRVMSVSSAANFLSGAVLFGVTSYVPLFVQGARGEGAAGAGVALTPMLVAWSMSGFMGPRLLLRFGFRPLAIGATTMIALGMAGLLLVRLDTPSLWLWISMALLGLGFGPSMAAFLMTLQEAVPWRQRGVATSSTQLFRSLGGTIGVALLGSILHVNLMAQVAAAGYDASAISGLLDPAGGGAVEASLRAALGAALQPVFWLTFLCAAATVAMVLVFAREDKLPAPAAGEIVPAALDRSVSGGME; from the coding sequence TTGGCACAACAGACGGCGGCAGCAGCGCGCCCCCAGCAGGGAGCACCGCACGCGGGGGGAGCCGCGCCGGCGGCAGACGAGCGGGCGTTCCCGCCCGGCCGCGCCCGGCAGATCATCACGGCCGGCCTGGTGCTGGCGATGGCCGTGGTGGCGCTCGAAACCACGGTGGTCGTCACGGCCCTGCCGACCATCGCCGGCGAGCTGGACCGGCTCGACCTCTACCCCTGGGTCTTCACGGCGTACCTGCTGACCTCGACGGTCACGGTGCCGCTCTACGGCAAGCTGGCGGATGTCTACGGCCGCCGGAGCGTCTTCCTGTTCGGGATCGTGCTGTTCCTGATCGGCTCGGTGCTGTGCGGCCTGGCCAGCGGCATGACGCAGCTGATCGTCTTCCGGGCGTTGCAGGGCCTGGGCGCCGGCGCGCTGATGCCCTCGATCTTCACCGTCGTGGCGGACCTCTACCGCCTGCAAGAGCGCGCAAAGGTCCAGGGCGCGTTCAGCACGCTCTGGGGCGTGACCTCTCTGGTTGGCCCGGGGCTGGGCGCGTACCTGACGGTTCACTGGTCGTGGCGGTCGGTCTTCTTCATCGGCGTGCCGTTCGGGCTGGCGGCGGCCATCTTCTTTATCTGCTTCTTCAAGGAGAAGGTGCAGGCGCGGCAGGTCTCCCTCGACGTGGCCGGCTCGGTCCTGCTGATGGGCAGCCTGACCACGCTCCTGCTGGCGCTCACCCAGGGCGCGGAGGGTGTCGGGTGGGCCTCCCCCTGGGTCATCGGGCTGCTGGTCGCCTGCGTCGTGATGACGGTCGGCCTGATCGTGGTGGAGCGGCGCGCGCCGGATCCCGTCGTGCCGCTGGCGATGTTCAAGCTGCGGGTGATGTCCGTGTCGTCGGCCGCCAACTTCCTGTCTGGCGCGGTGCTCTTCGGCGTGACCTCGTATGTGCCGCTGTTCGTGCAGGGCGCGCGCGGCGAGGGGGCAGCCGGCGCGGGCGTGGCGCTCACCCCGATGCTGGTCGCGTGGTCGATGAGCGGCTTCATGGGGCCGCGCCTGCTGCTCCGGTTCGGGTTCCGACCGCTGGCCATCGGCGCGACGACGATGATCGCCCTGGGGATGGCCGGGCTGCTGCTGGTGCGGCTGGACACGCCGTCGCTCTGGCTCTGGATCTCGATGGCGCTGCTCGGCCTCGGGTTCGGCCCGAGCATGGCCGCCTTCCTGATGACGCTGCAAGAGGCCGTGCCCTGGCGTCAGCGCGGCGTCGCGACCTCCTCCACCCAGCTGTTCCGGAGCCTGGGCGGCACCATCGGCGTGGCCCTGCTCGGCTCGATCCTCCACGTCAACCTGATGGCGCAGGTCGCGGCGGCCGGCTACGATGCCTCGGCCATCAGCGGCCTGCTCGACCCGGCCGGCGGCGGGGCCGTCGAGGCCAGCCTGCGCGCCGCCCTCGGCGCAGCCTTGCAGCCCGTCTTCTGGCTCACGTTCCTGTGCGCCGCCGCCACCGTCGCGATGGTGCTGGTCTTCGCGCGGGAGGACAAGCTGCCCGCGCCGGCGGCCGGCGAGATCGTGCCGGCCGCCCTTGACAGATCGGTGAGCGGTGGCATGGAGTAG